From Nerophis lumbriciformis linkage group LG09, RoL_Nlum_v2.1, whole genome shotgun sequence, one genomic window encodes:
- the LOC133607757 gene encoding heterogeneous nuclear ribonucleoprotein A/B-like isoform X2 gives MLPRVSGEFGVSILKLEIRRLPPFFPLSLKLVNSSPSKMSDTDNLLMETSEQNGNEDDQNGAGTELMAEDESGGGDGGKIDASKGEEDAGKMFVGGLSWETNKKDLKDYFSKFGEVSDCTIKIDSASGRSRGFGFVLFKDSASVDKVLEQGQHRLDGRQIDPKRALAMKKEPVKKIFVGGLNPEAAEESVREYFGTFGEIETIELPLDPKTKKRRGFIFITYKDESSVKKCLEKKYHNIEGGRCELKIAQPKEVYQQQQQQQQYGGRGGGSFGGRGGQSQSWNQGYGGGYYGNQGYGGQSYGYGGYSGYSGAYDYPSGYYGYGPGYDYSQGSASYGKAPRRGHQSTYKPY, from the exons CTTGTGAACAGTTCACCCTCTAAGATGTCCGACACTGACAATCTACTGATGGAGACATCGGAGCAGAACGGCAACGAAGACGACCAGAATGGAGCAGGAACCGAGCTGATGGCCGAGGACGAGAGTGGCGGTGGTGACGGAGGCAAGATTGATGCCAGCAAAGGAGAGGAGGATGCTGG CAAAATGTTTGTGGGCGGCCTGAGCTGGGAGACGAACAAAAAAGACCTCAAGGACTACTTCAGCAAGTTTGGGGAGGTGTCGGACTGCACCATCAAAATCGACTCGGCCAGCGGACGCTCCCGAGGCTTTGGTTTCGTTCTCTTCAAAGACTCTGCCAGTGTGGACAAG GTGCTGGAGCAGGGACAGCACAGACTCGACGGCCGCCAGATTGACCCTAAGAGGGCATTGGCTATGAAGAAGGAGCCCGTCAAGAAGATCTTTGTCGGCGGCTTGAACCCTGAGGCTGCCGAGGAGAGCGTCAGGGAATACTTTGGCACTTTTGGAGAG ATCGAAACAATTGAGCTTCCCCTTGACCCcaagaccaagaagaggagggGATTCATCTTCATCACGTACAAAGATGAGTCCAGCGTAAAGAAGTGCTTGGAGAAGAAGTACCACAACATCGAGGGCGGAAGG TGTGAGCTGAAGATCGCTCAGCCAAAGGAAGTGTACCAGCAgcagcaacagcagcagcagTATGGCGGACGTGGCGGTGGCAGCTTTGGCGGACGAGGAG GTCAGAGCCAGAGCTGGAACCAAGGCTATGGAGGCGGCTACTACGGCAACCAAGGCTATGGTGGTCAAAGCTATGGCTATGGAGGATACAGTGGCTACAGCGGCGCCTATGACTACCCCTCTGGTTACTATGGATACGGCCCTGGTTATGACTACA GCCAGGGCAGTGCCAGCTATGGTAAAGCTCCGCGAAGGGGCCACCAGAGCACCTACAAGCCGTACTGA
- the LOC133607757 gene encoding heterogeneous nuclear ribonucleoprotein A/B-like isoform X1 encodes MLPRVSGEFGVSILKLEIRRLPPFFPLSLKLVNSSPSKMSDTDNLLMETSEQNGNEDDQNGAGTELMAEDESGGGDGGKIDASKGEEDAGKMFVGGLSWETNKKDLKDYFSKFGEVSDCTIKIDSASGRSRGFGFVLFKDSASVDKVLEQGQHRLDGRQIDPKRALAMKKEPVKKIFVGGLNPEAAEESVREYFGTFGEIETIELPLDPKTKKRRGFIFITYKDESSVKKCLEKKYHNIEGGRCELKIAQPKEVYQQQQQQQQYGGRGGGSFGGRGGRGRGGQSQSWNQGYGGGYYGNQGYGGQSYGYGGYSGYSGAYDYPSGYYGYGPGYDYSQGSASYGKAPRRGHQSTYKPY; translated from the exons CTTGTGAACAGTTCACCCTCTAAGATGTCCGACACTGACAATCTACTGATGGAGACATCGGAGCAGAACGGCAACGAAGACGACCAGAATGGAGCAGGAACCGAGCTGATGGCCGAGGACGAGAGTGGCGGTGGTGACGGAGGCAAGATTGATGCCAGCAAAGGAGAGGAGGATGCTGG CAAAATGTTTGTGGGCGGCCTGAGCTGGGAGACGAACAAAAAAGACCTCAAGGACTACTTCAGCAAGTTTGGGGAGGTGTCGGACTGCACCATCAAAATCGACTCGGCCAGCGGACGCTCCCGAGGCTTTGGTTTCGTTCTCTTCAAAGACTCTGCCAGTGTGGACAAG GTGCTGGAGCAGGGACAGCACAGACTCGACGGCCGCCAGATTGACCCTAAGAGGGCATTGGCTATGAAGAAGGAGCCCGTCAAGAAGATCTTTGTCGGCGGCTTGAACCCTGAGGCTGCCGAGGAGAGCGTCAGGGAATACTTTGGCACTTTTGGAGAG ATCGAAACAATTGAGCTTCCCCTTGACCCcaagaccaagaagaggagggGATTCATCTTCATCACGTACAAAGATGAGTCCAGCGTAAAGAAGTGCTTGGAGAAGAAGTACCACAACATCGAGGGCGGAAGG TGTGAGCTGAAGATCGCTCAGCCAAAGGAAGTGTACCAGCAgcagcaacagcagcagcagTATGGCGGACGTGGCGGTGGCAGCTTTGGCGGACGAGGAGGTAGGGGCCGTGGAG GTCAGAGCCAGAGCTGGAACCAAGGCTATGGAGGCGGCTACTACGGCAACCAAGGCTATGGTGGTCAAAGCTATGGCTATGGAGGATACAGTGGCTACAGCGGCGCCTATGACTACCCCTCTGGTTACTATGGATACGGCCCTGGTTATGACTACA GCCAGGGCAGTGCCAGCTATGGTAAAGCTCCGCGAAGGGGCCACCAGAGCACCTACAAGCCGTACTGA
- the ponzr2 gene encoding cornifelin homolog B, producing MTSKMVVTQPGPIMVHQESSEWGSGICDCCHDVPMCCFAFWCFPCFTCIKARNYGECLCLPLVDFFLRGCVPAITMSMRVSMRQRYGIRGTMFDDCVCATFCQPCVWCQMAREMNEREIPIVLVNTFRKTYA from the exons ATGACGTCCAAAATGGTGGTCACGCAACCTGGGCCCATTATGGTCCACCAGGAATCTAGCGAGTGGGGGAGTGGAATATGTGACTGTTGTCACGACGTCCCAATGT GTTGTTTCGCATTCTGGTGCTTCCCCTGCTTTACCTGCATAAAGGCAAGGAACTATGGTGAGTGCCTCTGTCTCCCCCTGGTGGACTTCTTCCTGAGAGGATGTGTCCCGGCCATCACCATGTCCATGAGGGTGTCCATGAGACAACGCTACGGAATCAGA GGCACTATGTTTGACGACTGCGTGTGCGCCACCTTCTGTCAGCCGTGCGTCTGGTGCCAGATGGCCCGAGAGATGAATGAACGGGAAATCCCGATTGTCCTGGTTAACACGTTTAGGAAAACGTACGCATGA